In Gemmatimonadales bacterium, a single window of DNA contains:
- the purH gene encoding bifunctional phosphoribosylaminoimidazolecarboxamide formyltransferase/IMP cyclohydrolase encodes MPRALLSVSDKRGVVAFAQGLVQMGWDIISTGGTAAALKAAGVPVQSVESITKFPEMLDGRVKTLHPMVHGGLLGRRDNPVHQRAMAEHEITPIDLVAVNLYPFRATISQPDVSFEDAIENIDIGGPSMLRSAAKNHEFVLPVVEPSDYPEVLALLRAGEVPIEIRQAYAAKVFAHTADYDTAIAGYLTPREEGLPARLGGSLERMASLRYGENPNQRAALYVTEEPRGIRDLKQRQGKELSFNNILDLDGAMAAVAPWTNRPACAVIKHTTPCGLAVSSSALEAWRRARATDPQSAFGGVVAFNTVVDKATAEEMVEMFLEVIVAPSFHDEALKVLSAKKNLRVVELPVSHGEQGLDYKCVRGGFLVQDRFRFDHSEEAWRVPTVRHPTEQEWSDLRFAWAGVASVKSNGIMLARGEAAIGIGAGQMSRVDASFLAVHKARQQGHDPRGAVLASDGFFPFPDGVEAAAEAGITAIIQPGGSVKDDDVIAAADQRGIAMVLTGSRQFRH; translated from the coding sequence ATGCCGAGGGCATTGCTTTCTGTCAGTGACAAGCGGGGCGTCGTCGCATTCGCCCAGGGCCTGGTCCAGATGGGCTGGGACATCATCTCGACCGGCGGGACGGCGGCGGCGCTGAAGGCCGCGGGGGTGCCGGTGCAGTCGGTGGAGTCGATCACGAAGTTCCCCGAGATGCTCGATGGCCGGGTCAAGACGCTCCATCCGATGGTGCACGGCGGCCTGCTCGGACGGCGCGACAACCCCGTCCACCAGCGGGCCATGGCCGAGCACGAGATCACGCCGATCGACCTCGTGGCGGTCAATCTCTATCCCTTCCGTGCCACGATTTCCCAGCCGGATGTGTCGTTCGAGGACGCGATCGAGAACATCGACATCGGCGGCCCGTCGATGCTCCGCTCCGCGGCCAAGAACCACGAATTCGTCCTCCCGGTTGTCGAGCCCTCCGACTACCCCGAAGTGCTGGCGCTCCTCCGCGCCGGCGAGGTGCCGATCGAGATCCGGCAGGCGTACGCGGCCAAGGTCTTCGCGCACACTGCGGACTATGACACGGCGATCGCCGGGTACCTGACGCCGCGGGAAGAAGGACTTCCCGCCCGGCTCGGCGGGTCGCTGGAGCGAATGGCGTCGCTGCGGTACGGCGAGAACCCGAACCAGCGGGCGGCGCTCTATGTGACCGAGGAGCCGCGCGGCATCCGGGACCTCAAGCAGCGCCAGGGGAAGGAACTCTCCTTCAACAACATCCTCGACCTCGACGGCGCGATGGCGGCCGTGGCGCCCTGGACCAACCGACCGGCCTGCGCCGTCATCAAGCACACGACCCCCTGCGGGCTGGCCGTCTCCAGCTCGGCGCTCGAGGCGTGGCGCCGGGCGCGGGCGACCGACCCCCAGTCGGCCTTCGGCGGCGTGGTGGCGTTCAACACGGTGGTGGACAAGGCCACCGCCGAGGAGATGGTCGAGATGTTTCTCGAGGTGATCGTGGCGCCCTCGTTTCACGACGAGGCGCTGAAGGTCCTCTCGGCGAAGAAGAACCTGCGCGTGGTGGAGCTGCCGGTCAGCCACGGCGAACAGGGGCTGGACTACAAGTGCGTGCGCGGCGGGTTCCTGGTCCAGGACCGCTTCCGCTTCGACCACTCCGAGGAAGCGTGGCGGGTGCCGACGGTGCGGCACCCGACCGAACAGGAGTGGAGCGACCTCCGCTTCGCCTGGGCCGGCGTCGCCTCGGTCAAGTCGAACGGCATCATGCTGGCACGCGGCGAGGCGGCCATCGGCATCGGCGCCGGCCAGATGAGCCGGGTCGACGCCTCCTTCCTGGCGGTGCACAAGGCGCGGCAGCAGGGGCACGACCCGCGCGGTGCCGTCCTCGCCAGCGACGGGTTCTTCCCCTTCCCCGACGGCGTCGAGGCGGCGGCCGAGGCGGGCATCACCGCCATCATCCAGCCCGGCGGTTCGGTCAAGGACGACGACGTGATCGCCGCCGCCGACCAGCGTGGCATCGCCATGGTCCTCACCGGATCGCGGCAGTTCAGGCACTAA
- a CDS encoding Ig-like domain-containing protein, which translates to MNARRLAGAILALAIAACAKMEPPPGGPPDRTPPGLVATVPDSLAVLPDFSGDVEFLFNETVSEGGNPNMGLGTGDLEKLVILSPSDRVPKVRWKRSRVTVRPAEGWQPNTVYRVQLLPGVMDLRRNRYDSTRIVTFTTGAPLPELHLTGQVWDWTTARPAPQSLVVALLLPDSLRYRMITDSAGKFDFGPLPSGDYIVYGAIDQNKNARFDRREAWDSAPMPRDSTAVPELWVFPHDSIGPRLSKAAVTDSLSASLTFTQPLDPTQRFAPGSVRVLLLPDSVAVEVLSLLPRGEHDSVYRPPPPPPDSNAAPPKQGAAKPPLPVVGDSTKPARTPLNTALLLRVAEAWKPGSTYVIEVDSIRNANGAAADIRGPLEVPEAKADTTVAPSDSARAAADSTPTPPDSTRPPVPKSDSVPPTPPSR; encoded by the coding sequence ATGAACGCCCGTCGCCTGGCGGGAGCGATCCTGGCGCTGGCCATTGCGGCATGCGCCAAGATGGAGCCCCCGCCGGGCGGCCCGCCTGACCGAACTCCGCCAGGGCTGGTCGCGACCGTCCCCGACTCCCTCGCCGTCCTGCCCGATTTCTCTGGAGACGTCGAGTTTCTCTTCAACGAGACCGTCTCCGAGGGCGGGAACCCGAACATGGGTCTCGGCACCGGCGACCTCGAGAAGCTCGTCATTCTCTCGCCGAGCGACCGCGTCCCGAAGGTGCGGTGGAAGCGGAGCCGCGTGACGGTGCGGCCGGCGGAAGGCTGGCAACCCAACACCGTCTATCGTGTCCAGCTCCTGCCCGGTGTCATGGACCTCCGGCGCAACCGCTACGACAGCACGCGGATCGTCACCTTCACCACCGGCGCGCCGCTCCCCGAGCTGCACCTCACCGGACAGGTGTGGGACTGGACGACGGCGCGCCCGGCGCCCCAGTCGCTCGTGGTTGCCCTCCTGCTGCCGGACAGCCTGCGCTACCGGATGATCACGGACAGCGCGGGGAAGTTCGACTTCGGACCGCTGCCGTCCGGCGACTACATCGTCTACGGCGCCATCGACCAGAACAAGAACGCGCGGTTCGACCGCCGCGAAGCATGGGACTCCGCACCGATGCCGAGGGACAGCACCGCGGTACCGGAGCTGTGGGTGTTTCCGCATGACTCGATTGGACCACGCCTTTCGAAGGCGGCGGTGACGGACTCACTCTCCGCGTCGCTCACCTTCACGCAGCCGCTCGACCCGACGCAGCGGTTTGCACCGGGGTCGGTCCGCGTGCTCCTCCTCCCCGATTCTGTCGCGGTCGAAGTGCTCTCGCTGCTCCCGAGGGGGGAGCACGATTCGGTGTATCGCCCACCACCGCCGCCACCCGACTCGAACGCCGCCCCGCCGAAGCAGGGCGCCGCCAAGCCGCCCCTCCCGGTGGTCGGGGACAGCACCAAGCCGGCGCGAACGCCGCTCAATACCGCCTTGCTGTTGCGCGTGGCAGAGGCATGGAAGCCCGGCTCCACCTACGTGATCGAGGTGGACTCTATCCGCAACGCGAACGGCGCGGCCGCGGACATTCGCGGACCGCTGGAAGTGCCGGAAGCAAAGGCCGACACCACCGTCGCGCCGTCCGATTCGGCCAGGGCCGCTGCCGACTCGACGCCGACCCCGCCGGACTCCACCCGACCGCCGGTGCCGAAGAGCGATTCGGTGCCGCCGACACCGCCGAGCCGATGA
- a CDS encoding DUF4136 domain-containing protein yields MRQFLRATGLAVAVGAVLAACYPDRASQPNVYSSVTTLYDTLFAFDSAVTFYMPDSVVHLGGTDNISHVYDSLIIATTAENMVGRGYTRTADPTAADLTLNPAVTVKNNYDYTIDDWCAIWADWYPWICTGWIPEYPGDVVGYTYSTGTLFIAMADLTGGVPPNPARPPVVWLAGMNGLVKNGSTAAIAKDIVDGIDQAFDQSPYIYRVNR; encoded by the coding sequence ATGCGCCAGTTCCTGCGGGCGACCGGGCTTGCCGTGGCAGTCGGAGCGGTGCTTGCCGCCTGCTATCCCGACCGCGCCAGCCAGCCAAATGTGTACTCGTCGGTCACGACGCTCTACGACACCCTCTTCGCGTTCGATTCCGCCGTCACCTTCTACATGCCGGACAGTGTCGTGCACCTTGGCGGCACCGACAACATCAGCCACGTCTACGACAGTCTGATCATCGCCACGACAGCGGAAAACATGGTGGGCCGCGGATACACCCGGACAGCCGATCCCACCGCGGCCGACCTGACGCTGAATCCCGCCGTGACGGTCAAGAACAACTACGACTACACCATCGATGACTGGTGCGCCATCTGGGCGGACTGGTATCCCTGGATCTGCACCGGCTGGATTCCCGAGTATCCGGGCGACGTGGTCGGCTACACCTACAGCACCGGTACCCTCTTCATCGCGATGGCGGACCTGACCGGTGGCGTGCCGCCGAACCCTGCCCGGCCCCCCGTGGTCTGGCTGGCCGGCATGAACGGTCTGGTCAAGAATGGATCGACCGCTGCAATCGCCAAGGATATCGTCGACGGCATCGACCAGGCCTTCGACCAGTCTCCCTACATCTACCGGGTGAACCGATGA
- a CDS encoding outer membrane beta-barrel protein yields the protein MMPRLRVATLLVALGLAGAAPASAQVLGGLTYSWSKPVGDLSRDYISNDSWLSFTVEGRRFINPNATVGVSLGYTAFYETTSDQIFFPGATVSGEQYRSLNVFPLLVTAHLYSKAGGRIQTYIGLGLGVYYMKQLMDIGPGTVETSNWIMGFAPELGFILNKGAETEVAVFGRYNYPANAGKFLGGESASYQYLSVGLSFMGHR from the coding sequence ATGATGCCCCGTCTCCGCGTCGCGACGCTCCTCGTCGCCCTCGGCCTGGCCGGGGCCGCTCCCGCCAGTGCCCAGGTGCTCGGCGGCCTGACCTATTCCTGGTCCAAGCCGGTCGGCGACCTCTCGCGCGACTACATCAGCAACGACAGCTGGCTCTCGTTCACCGTCGAAGGTCGGCGCTTCATCAACCCGAATGCGACCGTCGGCGTCTCGCTTGGGTACACCGCCTTCTACGAAACCACGTCCGACCAGATCTTCTTCCCCGGGGCCACCGTGTCGGGGGAACAGTACCGGTCACTCAACGTCTTCCCCCTGCTGGTGACGGCGCACCTGTACAGCAAGGCGGGAGGGAGGATCCAGACCTATATCGGCCTGGGCCTCGGCGTCTACTACATGAAGCAGTTGATGGACATCGGGCCGGGTACGGTCGAGACCTCCAACTGGATCATGGGGTTCGCCCCCGAACTCGGCTTCATCCTGAACAAGGGAGCTGAAACCGAGGTCGCCGTCTTCGGCCGCTATAACTATCCCGCCAATGCCGGCAAGTTCCTGGGCGGCGAGTCGGCGAGCTACCAGTACCTGAGCGTGGGCCTGTCGTTCATGGGACACCGCTAG
- the purN gene encoding phosphoribosylglycinamide formyltransferase gives MSYRVAVCVSGGGSNLQALLDRLQGEEPARVVLVLSNRADAGGLERARQAGIPAEVLADPADASEWITRLGRRDVDLVVLAGYLKLVPPGVVQKYAGRIVNVHPALLPAFGGPGMYGKRVHEAVIASGATESGPTVHLVDEVYDRGAILAQRRVPVLPGDTPAALAARVLAEEHRLLPAAVLAAARAGRPVPMSNVE, from the coding sequence ATGTCGTATCGCGTGGCGGTCTGTGTCTCGGGCGGGGGCAGCAACCTGCAGGCGCTCCTCGACCGACTCCAAGGCGAGGAGCCGGCGCGGGTCGTTCTGGTGCTCAGCAACCGGGCAGACGCGGGCGGCCTTGAACGGGCCCGACAGGCAGGCATCCCTGCCGAGGTGCTGGCCGACCCAGCCGATGCGTCTGAGTGGATCACCCGGCTCGGCCGGCGGGATGTCGATCTCGTGGTACTCGCCGGCTACCTGAAACTGGTACCGCCCGGGGTCGTGCAGAAGTACGCCGGTCGCATCGTCAACGTCCACCCTGCCCTGCTCCCCGCCTTCGGCGGGCCGGGCATGTACGGGAAGCGGGTGCACGAGGCGGTCATCGCCAGTGGCGCCACGGAGTCCGGACCGACGGTGCACCTGGTGGACGAGGTGTATGATCGGGGCGCTATCCTGGCGCAGCGCCGGGTGCCGGTGCTGCCGGGAGACACCCCTGCCGCGCTGGCGGCGCGGGTGCTGGCCGAGGAGCACCGCCTCTTGCCGGCGGCCGTGCTGGCGGCGGCCCGGGCGGGCCGGCCGGTCCCGATGTCGAACGTGGAGTGA
- a CDS encoding HAD family hydrolase has translation MTDPLPPGLPATLPNRRPAAFLDRDGTLVNDPGFQRDPATVELLPGAPAAVARLNAAGIAVIVVTNQSGIARGLITPAEYEAVERAVTTRFAEAGARLDATYHCPHYPAVGGPCACRKPGTLLYRRAAQEWGLDLGASWGAGDRVSDLEPVRELGGQGLLVRTGAGRKHEAEALAAGFTIVADLAAAVDHILGTMGPRAAPRE, from the coding sequence ATGACCGACCCCCTGCCTCCCGGCCTCCCTGCCACCCTGCCCAACCGTCGGCCCGCTGCCTTCCTGGATCGTGACGGTACCCTCGTCAACGATCCCGGCTTCCAGCGCGATCCCGCCACGGTGGAGCTCCTGCCGGGGGCCCCGGCCGCGGTGGCGCGCCTGAACGCGGCGGGCATCGCCGTCATCGTCGTCACCAACCAGTCGGGAATCGCCCGGGGGCTGATCACCCCTGCGGAGTATGAGGCGGTGGAGCGAGCCGTCACCACGCGATTCGCCGAGGCCGGCGCCCGGCTCGACGCCACCTATCACTGCCCCCACTATCCCGCCGTCGGCGGGCCCTGTGCGTGTCGCAAGCCGGGCACGCTGCTCTATCGGCGGGCCGCGCAGGAGTGGGGGCTCGATCTGGGGGCGAGTTGGGGCGCCGGGGACCGGGTGTCGGATCTCGAACCGGTGCGCGAACTCGGCGGGCAGGGCCTCCTGGTGCGGACGGGAGCAGGGCGAAAGCACGAGGCGGAGGCGCTCGCAGCCGGGTTCACCATCGTGGCCGATCTAGCCGCGGCGGTGGACCACATCCTGGGGACGATGGGGCCCCGGGCGGCCCCTAGGGAGTGA
- the selA gene encoding L-seryl-tRNA(Sec) selenium transferase codes for MIDDPRRHLPSVDRLLQEPAISRLLDTIPRSVVVAAAREAVAVARRGRSDVPEDWAADVAERADRIGRRSLRPVLNATGVVLHTNLGRAPLARAAVEAVTAVASGYSALEFDLEAGVRGHRTDHGRRLLAELTGADDALVVNNAAAALVVALNTVAAGMEVVISRGELVEIGGSFRIPDILARSGARLVEVGTTNRTHLDDYRRALGPGTGAILKVHRSNFSQSGFVHEPAAADLAGLAREHGLPMLHDIGSGLLADLSRFGLSTEPRVPDAVADGADLVIFSGDKLLGGPQAGCMVGRADLLSRCRANPLARAARADKMTFAALEATLELYRDPALALREIPVLRMLTLSSDELQLRAQRLADTIAAALPASPLPRLTDGMSVTGGGSFPSATLPTTLVVLDPGPRGADALALALRLGDPPVVARVESGTVVLDPRTLPKDCHPIVAEAVARAITE; via the coding sequence ATGATCGACGATCCGCGACGCCATCTGCCGTCCGTGGACCGGCTGCTGCAGGAGCCGGCGATCAGCCGCCTGCTCGACACCATTCCCCGCAGCGTCGTGGTCGCGGCCGCTCGTGAAGCAGTGGCGGTGGCTCGACGCGGCCGGTCCGACGTGCCGGAGGACTGGGCGGCAGACGTGGCCGAGCGCGCCGACCGCATCGGCCGCCGGTCGTTGCGCCCGGTGCTCAATGCCACCGGCGTCGTGCTGCATACCAACCTCGGGCGCGCGCCCCTGGCCCGTGCCGCCGTAGAGGCCGTCACGGCGGTCGCCTCGGGTTACAGCGCGCTGGAGTTCGACCTCGAGGCCGGGGTGCGCGGCCACCGCACCGATCACGGCCGCCGACTGCTTGCCGAACTGACCGGCGCAGACGATGCACTGGTGGTGAACAACGCCGCAGCGGCCCTGGTGGTGGCCCTCAACACCGTCGCGGCGGGGATGGAAGTCGTCATTTCCCGCGGCGAGCTGGTGGAAATCGGCGGTTCTTTCCGGATTCCAGACATCCTCGCCCGGAGCGGTGCACGACTGGTCGAAGTAGGCACCACCAACCGCACCCACCTCGACGACTATCGGCGCGCGCTGGGACCCGGCACCGGGGCCATCTTGAAGGTTCATCGGTCGAATTTTTCGCAATCGGGGTTCGTCCACGAGCCCGCCGCCGCGGATCTCGCCGGACTGGCGCGGGAACATGGGCTGCCCATGCTCCACGACATCGGCAGCGGATTGCTGGCCGACCTATCCCGGTTCGGATTGAGCACCGAGCCGCGGGTGCCGGACGCCGTGGCCGACGGGGCGGACCTGGTCATCTTCTCCGGCGACAAGCTGCTCGGCGGCCCCCAGGCGGGGTGCATGGTGGGACGGGCGGACCTCCTGTCGCGGTGCCGCGCCAATCCACTCGCGCGCGCGGCACGGGCCGACAAGATGACCTTCGCCGCGCTCGAGGCGACGCTCGAACTCTATCGCGACCCTGCACTCGCGCTCCGCGAGATCCCGGTCCTGCGGATGCTGACGCTGTCGAGCGATGAGTTGCAACTCCGGGCACAGCGCCTCGCGGACACCATCGCGGCAGCCCTCCCCGCTTCCCCGCTTCCCCGCCTCACCGACGGAATGTCAGTGACTGGCGGTGGCTCCTTCCCCTCGGCCACCCTGCCGACGACGCTGGTGGTGCTGGATCCAGGCCCGCGCGGCGCCGACGCCCTGGCGCTCGCCCTCCGACTCGGCGACCCGCCGGTCGTGGCCCGGGTGGAAAGCGGCACGGTCGTCCTCGATCCGAGGACGTTGCCCAAAGACTGTCACCCGATCGTGGCTGAGGCTGTTGCCAGGGCGATCACAGAATGA
- the gltX gene encoding glutamate--tRNA ligase, with protein MTVRVRFAPSPTGYLHVGGARTALFNWLYARKMGGVHVLRIEDTDRQRSTEAHTQVILDGLRWLGVEWDEGPFFQGAYGDRHRADAERLLAEGKAYRCFCTTDDLDAQRKAMAHMKTAFRYDGRCGRLSPDEVASRVAAGAPSAIRFRMPQGEIAWDDAVHGRISFQGHDLDDLVILRSDHTPIYNLAVVSDDIEMRITHVIRGDDHVSNTPKQIALYRALGHEPPVFAHVPMILGDDGKKLSKRHGATAVGDYQDKGIFPAAMRNFLALLGWSPGGDREIMSEAELIEAFSLEGIQKKPAVFDTAKLEWMNGQYLSQRSADELLAPTERELERMGVATGGRDLKPLIDSVKARSRTILNIAEQVAVRLDASRVVRDEKGEKLAAKLGPAFDANLALVAGALQAIPAGEWNSERILADVKALAEAQGAKLGDLMQPVRVVLTGSTVSEPVNDLLVVIGRDESLKRIGQEPTG; from the coding sequence ATGACCGTCCGCGTCCGCTTTGCCCCCTCCCCCACCGGCTACCTCCATGTCGGCGGCGCCCGCACCGCCCTCTTCAACTGGCTCTACGCCCGCAAGATGGGCGGTGTCCACGTCCTCCGGATCGAGGATACCGACCGGCAGCGGAGCACCGAGGCGCACACCCAGGTCATCCTGGACGGGCTGCGCTGGCTGGGCGTCGAGTGGGATGAGGGCCCGTTCTTCCAGGGGGCCTACGGCGACCGCCACCGGGCCGACGCCGAGCGGCTGCTGGCCGAGGGGAAGGCGTACCGCTGCTTCTGCACCACGGACGACCTCGATGCCCAGCGCAAGGCGATGGCGCACATGAAGACGGCCTTCCGCTACGACGGTCGCTGCGGTCGCCTTTCCCCCGATGAGGTGGCGTCACGCGTCGCCGCGGGGGCGCCAAGTGCCATCCGGTTCCGGATGCCGCAGGGGGAGATTGCCTGGGACGACGCGGTCCACGGCCGGATCAGCTTCCAGGGCCACGACCTCGACGACCTGGTCATTCTTCGCAGCGACCACACCCCGATCTATAACCTCGCGGTGGTCTCCGACGACATCGAGATGCGAATCACCCACGTGATCCGCGGCGACGACCATGTCTCCAATACCCCGAAGCAGATCGCGCTCTACCGCGCGCTGGGCCACGAGCCGCCGGTCTTTGCCCACGTCCCGATGATCCTGGGCGACGACGGCAAGAAGCTCTCGAAGCGCCATGGCGCCACGGCGGTCGGCGATTACCAGGACAAGGGGATCTTCCCCGCCGCCATGCGGAACTTCCTCGCCCTCCTCGGCTGGAGCCCCGGTGGCGACCGGGAAATTATGTCGGAGGCCGAGCTGATCGAGGCGTTCTCACTCGAGGGGATCCAGAAGAAGCCGGCAGTGTTCGACACCGCCAAGCTGGAGTGGATGAACGGCCAGTACCTGTCGCAGCGCTCCGCCGACGAACTCCTGGCGCCGACCGAGCGCGAGTTGGAGCGGATGGGTGTCGCCACGGGCGGCCGCGACCTCAAGCCGTTGATCGACTCGGTGAAGGCGCGTTCGCGCACCATCCTCAACATCGCCGAACAGGTGGCGGTCCGGCTCGACGCCAGCCGGGTGGTGCGGGACGAGAAGGGGGAGAAGCTGGCCGCCAAGCTCGGGCCCGCGTTCGACGCCAACCTGGCGCTGGTGGCGGGCGCACTCCAGGCCATCCCCGCCGGCGAGTGGAACTCGGAGCGGATCCTGGCCGACGTCAAGGCGCTGGCCGAGGCGCAGGGCGCCAAGCTGGGCGACCTGATGCAGCCGGTGCGGGTGGTGCTCACGGGCTCCACGGTGTCGGAGCCGGTCAACGACCTGCTGGTGGTAATCGGCCGGGACGAGAGCCTGAAGCGGATCGGGCAGGAGCCCACCGGGTAG
- a CDS encoding DUF2723 domain-containing protein: protein MTNSKPATPYRWAALVGLAVFGIYFITLAPTTAFWDTSEYIAAAKVLGIPHPPGNPLFVILAHTWGLLPLAGEYAKRINLFAAFTSAAAAALWFLIAERWLREIVPVRWGRLLAAAAGTLVSATSWTVWNQSAVNEKVYTASLLSMALVTWLAVHWGDDKPGPHRDRWVILIAYILALSTTNHLMGLLAAPAVAIYILWTDWKVITRPWVVVGVITAIVVGVSLNYLFLPIRAGMFPPINEGEPVGFFSKALMDVINRVQYAKPPVMDRQADLLSQYGNYLQYFRWQFARDWGNAAGAAAALFGMLGLYGLWELIRRDKRAGFAALAMFGTLTVALVFYLNFKYGFSMHLGRDLPREVRERDYFFMGSFSYFGVLVALGLGALYRGIADSLTARVPDAKRWLYASPVFLVALIPLAGNHASATRANEYLARDLAIDMLESIEPYGILITAGDNDTFPLWFAQEVLGVRPDVTLANLSLMNTRWHLRQLQRRPTPEFDAAKAARVWRPGPAETGMALTDTTAAKAPSPEWPQPEGSVFSSFSEAQMDSLPEAIAVKKGSGLRVDSLVVAFGQDYLTLQDIATVALIRDNLGKRPIYFSWSDGNYPDATFGLTEYLLTTGLVRKLMPKPIQEGNGIVLSKTLGFVDVPVTRQLLWDTYHWQSATRDRPRGWVDVPSSSILQLYGIIYRETGVILRSEGLVDEAARADSISTMVQQNIMKGERN from the coding sequence GTGACGAACAGCAAACCCGCGACCCCATACCGCTGGGCCGCCCTGGTCGGGCTGGCGGTCTTCGGCATCTACTTCATCACCCTGGCGCCGACCACGGCGTTCTGGGACACCTCCGAATACATCGCCGCGGCGAAGGTGCTCGGCATTCCCCACCCGCCGGGGAATCCGCTCTTCGTGATCCTGGCCCATACCTGGGGTCTCCTGCCGCTGGCGGGCGAGTATGCGAAGCGGATCAACCTCTTCGCGGCGTTCACAAGCGCCGCGGCGGCCGCACTCTGGTTCCTGATCGCCGAGCGCTGGCTCCGCGAGATCGTCCCGGTCCGCTGGGGTCGCCTCCTTGCCGCCGCCGCCGGCACGCTGGTCTCCGCCACCTCGTGGACCGTCTGGAACCAGTCGGCCGTGAACGAGAAGGTGTACACCGCGTCCCTGCTCTCGATGGCACTGGTCACCTGGCTCGCGGTGCACTGGGGCGACGACAAGCCCGGTCCGCATCGCGACCGCTGGGTCATCCTGATCGCCTATATCCTGGCCCTCTCCACCACCAACCACCTGATGGGGCTCCTCGCAGCCCCCGCGGTGGCCATCTACATCCTCTGGACCGACTGGAAGGTCATCACGCGGCCCTGGGTCGTGGTCGGCGTCATCACCGCCATCGTCGTGGGCGTGTCGCTCAACTATCTCTTCCTCCCGATCCGGGCCGGGATGTTCCCGCCGATCAACGAGGGAGAGCCGGTCGGCTTCTTCAGCAAGGCGCTGATGGACGTCATCAACCGGGTGCAGTACGCCAAGCCCCCGGTCATGGACCGGCAGGCCGACCTCCTCTCGCAGTACGGGAACTACCTGCAGTACTTCCGGTGGCAGTTCGCCCGCGACTGGGGCAACGCCGCCGGCGCCGCCGCGGCGCTGTTCGGCATGCTCGGGCTCTACGGCCTCTGGGAGCTGATCCGGCGTGACAAGCGCGCCGGCTTCGCCGCGCTCGCCATGTTCGGCACCCTGACCGTGGCCCTGGTCTTCTACCTCAACTTCAAGTACGGCTTCTCGATGCACCTTGGCCGGGACCTGCCCCGCGAGGTGCGCGAGCGCGACTACTTCTTCATGGGGTCGTTCTCGTACTTCGGCGTCCTGGTGGCGCTGGGGCTCGGTGCGCTCTACCGCGGGATCGCCGATTCCCTCACGGCCCGGGTTCCCGACGCCAAGCGCTGGCTCTACGCGTCGCCCGTTTTCCTGGTGGCCCTGATTCCGCTGGCCGGCAACCACGCCTCGGCCACGCGCGCCAACGAGTACCTCGCGCGCGACCTCGCGATCGACATGCTTGAATCGATCGAGCCGTATGGCATCCTGATCACGGCCGGCGACAACGACACCTTCCCGCTCTGGTTTGCGCAGGAAGTGCTCGGCGTCCGGCCGGACGTGACGCTGGCCAACCTCTCGCTGATGAACACCCGGTGGCATCTCCGGCAGCTGCAGCGCCGTCCGACGCCTGAATTCGACGCCGCCAAGGCGGCGCGCGTCTGGCGCCCGGGGCCGGCCGAAACCGGGATGGCGCTGACCGACACCACGGCGGCGAAGGCACCGTCGCCCGAGTGGCCGCAGCCAGAGGGCTCCGTCTTCAGCAGCTTTTCGGAAGCGCAGATGGACAGCCTGCCCGAGGCCATCGCCGTCAAGAAGGGGTCGGGGCTCCGGGTGGACAGCCTGGTGGTGGCCTTCGGGCAGGACTACCTGACGCTGCAGGATATCGCCACCGTGGCGCTGATCCGTGACAACCTCGGCAAGCGCCCCATCTACTTTAGCTGGAGCGACGGCAACTACCCCGACGCCACCTTCGGCCTGACCGAGTACCTGCTCACCACCGGACTGGTGCGGAAGCTGATGCCGAAGCCGATCCAGGAGGGGAACGGGATCGTCCTCAGCAAGACGCTCGGCTTCGTGGACGTGCCGGTCACCCGGCAGCTGCTGTGGGACACCTACCATTGGCAGAGCGCCACCCGGGATCGCCCGCGCGGCTGGGTGGACGTGCCGTCATCGTCCATCCTGCAGCTCTACGGCATCATCTACCGGGAGACGGGCGTGATCCTGCGTTCGGAGGGGCTGGTGGACGAGGCGGCGCGGGCCGACTCGATTTCCACCATGGTGCAGCAGAACATCATGAAGGGGGAGCGGAACTAG